From Streptomyces asiaticus, one genomic window encodes:
- a CDS encoding RNA polymerase sigma factor, with protein sequence MTAASPADAAKAAESARSGATADIAGTVETVFRIESARIIAGVARIVRDVGLAEELAQDALVAALERWPESGVPNNPGAWLMATAKHRAIDLVRRKETYARKLAEVGRALEDVSPPDPADLTGTAEDIDDDLLRLIFTACHPVLSTQARVALTLRLLGGLTTEEIARAFLVPEPTVAQRIVRAKRTLAKAEVPFEVPYGDDRTARLSSVLEVVYLVFNEGYSATAGDDLVRPALCEDALRLARVLAGLLPQEPEVHGLVSLLEFQSSRIAARTGPGGEPVLLADQNRTKWNRLLIRRGVEALQRAGQGPYSLQAAIAACHARAIRYEDTDWTAIAALYGRLMALTPSPVVELNRAVAVAMAEGPAAGLKLVEALAEEPVLKDYHLLPSVRGDLLERLGRHAEARAEFARAAALTRNARERALLLERSSG encoded by the coding sequence GTGACGGCAGCAAGCCCGGCCGACGCGGCGAAAGCGGCTGAAAGCGCCCGGAGTGGCGCAACCGCTGACATCGCCGGAACGGTCGAAACGGTCTTCAGGATCGAGTCCGCGCGGATCATCGCAGGCGTCGCCCGCATCGTGCGGGACGTCGGGCTGGCCGAGGAACTCGCGCAGGACGCCCTGGTCGCCGCGCTGGAGCGGTGGCCGGAGTCGGGTGTGCCGAACAATCCGGGCGCCTGGCTCATGGCCACCGCCAAGCACCGCGCGATCGATCTCGTACGCCGTAAGGAGACCTACGCACGCAAGCTGGCGGAGGTCGGGCGGGCCCTGGAGGACGTCTCACCGCCCGATCCGGCGGATCTCACCGGGACCGCCGAGGACATCGACGACGATCTGCTGCGGCTGATCTTCACCGCATGCCATCCCGTGCTGTCCACCCAGGCCCGGGTCGCGCTCACCCTGCGGCTGCTGGGCGGGCTGACCACGGAGGAGATCGCCCGCGCGTTCCTGGTCCCGGAGCCCACGGTCGCCCAGCGCATCGTCCGGGCCAAACGGACCCTCGCCAAGGCCGAGGTCCCCTTCGAGGTGCCGTACGGCGACGACCGGACCGCCCGGCTCTCCTCGGTCCTGGAGGTCGTCTACCTCGTCTTCAACGAGGGCTACTCCGCGACCGCGGGCGACGATCTGGTGCGCCCGGCGCTGTGCGAGGACGCGCTGCGCCTGGCGCGGGTGCTGGCGGGGCTGCTGCCCCAGGAGCCCGAAGTGCACGGGCTGGTCTCGCTGCTGGAGTTCCAGTCCTCCCGGATCGCGGCCCGCACCGGCCCCGGCGGTGAGCCGGTGCTGCTCGCCGACCAGAACCGCACCAAGTGGAACCGCCTGCTCATCCGCCGGGGCGTCGAGGCCCTCCAGCGGGCGGGCCAGGGCCCGTACTCCCTCCAGGCCGCCATCGCCGCCTGTCACGCACGGGCGATCCGCTACGAGGACACCGACTGGACGGCCATCGCCGCCCTCTACGGCCGGCTGATGGCGCTGACCCCGTCCCCGGTGGTGGAGCTCAACCGGGCGGTCGCCGTCGCGATGGCGGAGGGGCCCGCGGCGGGTCTGAAGCTGGTCGAGGCGCTGGCGGAGGAACCGGTCCTCAAGGACTACCACCTGCTGCCGAGCGTCCGCGGGGATCTGCTGGAGCGGCTGGGACGGCATGCGGAGGCCCGGGCGGAGTTCGCCCGCGCGGCGGCCCTGACCCGTAACGCCCGTGAGCGGGCGCTGCTGCTGGAGCGGTCGTCGGGCTGA
- a CDS encoding aldo/keto reductase: MTSSFSTLISSSHPSSPADRLGFGAMQLPGRWGGPVVERATAVAVARRAVELGTRHIDTAAFYFSATERANDILREALYPYPEHLTIATKIGPLRTPTGEMYAEARPEQLRGLVEENLRQLGVDALDLVHLRVGRLKAVGGVPIGERFGALAALRDEGLVRELGVSNVSAEQLAEARAIAPVAAVQNRFGVLDQADGALVDECAAAGIAYMPFFALGGGHTGLESENLRTVAERHGATAHQIALAWGLARSPAIIQIPGTSSLAHIEENMAAARIALGEDDMALLEPVASAG, encoded by the coding sequence ATGACCTCATCCTTCTCAACCTTGATCTCATCGTCGCACCCGTCGTCACCGGCCGATCGGCTGGGCTTCGGGGCCATGCAGCTGCCGGGGCGGTGGGGCGGTCCCGTCGTCGAGCGGGCGACGGCCGTGGCGGTCGCCCGGCGCGCCGTGGAGCTGGGCACCCGTCATATCGACACCGCCGCCTTCTACTTCTCCGCCACCGAGCGGGCCAACGACATCCTGCGCGAGGCCCTGTACCCGTACCCCGAGCACCTCACCATCGCCACCAAGATCGGGCCGCTGCGCACCCCGACCGGGGAGATGTACGCGGAGGCGCGGCCGGAGCAGCTGCGGGGGCTGGTGGAGGAGAATCTGCGGCAGCTGGGCGTGGACGCGCTCGACCTGGTCCACCTGCGGGTGGGGCGGCTCAAGGCGGTGGGCGGGGTGCCGATCGGGGAGCGGTTCGGTGCGCTGGCCGCCCTGCGGGACGAGGGGCTGGTGCGGGAGCTCGGGGTGAGCAATGTGAGCGCCGAGCAGCTCGCCGAGGCCCGCGCGATCGCGCCCGTGGCGGCGGTGCAGAACCGGTTCGGGGTGCTCGATCAGGCGGACGGGGCGCTGGTGGACGAGTGCGCCGCGGCCGGGATCGCCTATATGCCGTTCTTCGCGCTGGGCGGCGGCCACACCGGCCTGGAGAGCGAGAACCTGCGGACGGTCGCGGAGCGGCACGGCGCGACCGCGCATCAGATCGCCCTCGCCTGGGGCCTCGCCCGCTCGCCCGCGATCATCCAGATCCCCGGCACCAGCTCTCTGGCCCACATCGAGGAGAACATGGCGGCGGCGCGGATCGCCCTCGGCGAGGACGACATGGCGCTGCTGGAGCCGGTGGCGTCGGCGGGCTGA